A stretch of Miscanthus floridulus cultivar M001 chromosome 13, ASM1932011v1, whole genome shotgun sequence DNA encodes these proteins:
- the LOC136501665 gene encoding anthranilate O-methyltransferase 2-like has translation MKVERDLHMSRGDGEDSYASNSRLQEKSILKTSPVLHKAVAAAHASSLSSGGGAMVVADLGCSSGPNTLLVVSEVLGAVADRREDLAMAAAGCSQPPATHVQFFLNDLPGNDFNLVFQSLELFKKLAVKDKGDALPPYYVAGLPGSFYTRLFPDRCVHLFHSSYCLMWRSKVPDELAGGAVLNEGNMYIWETTPPAVVALYRRQFQEDFSLFLRLRHRELVSGGQMVLAFLGRKNKDVLRGEVSYMWGLLGQALQSLVKEGRVEKEKLDSFNLPFYAPSVDEVRDVIRQSQAFDVTHIQLFESNWDPHDDMEDDGDLVLDGVQSGVNVAKSIRAVIGPLIAHHFGEHVLDDLFELYAKNVAVHLQKVKTKYPVIVVSLEAISRAPKNQANDKYYSGFTHGQFM, from the exons ATGAAGGTAGAGCGCGACCTCCACATGAGCCGGGGCGACGGCGAGGACAGCTACGCCTCCAACTCCAGGCTTCAG GAGAAGTCCATACTGAAGACGAGCCCGGTGCTGCacaaggccgtggcggcggcgcaCGCGTCGTCGCTCTCCTCCGGCGGCGGTGCCATGGTCGTCGCGGACCTCGGCTGCTCGTCGGGGCCCAACACGCTGCTCGTGGTCTCCGAGGTGCTCGGAGCGGTCGCCGACCGACGAGAGGATCTGGCGATGGCCGCCGCCGGCTGCAGCCAGCCCCCGGCGACGCACGTGCAGTTCTTCCTGAACGACCTGCCCGGGAACGACTTCAACCTCGTGTTCCAGTCGCTGGAGCTGTTCAAGAAGCTGGCCGTCAAGGACAAGGGGGACGCGCTGCCGCCGTACTACGTCGCCGGGCTGCCGGGCTCCTTCTACACCCGGCTGTTCCCGGACCGCTGCGTGCACCTCTTCCACTCCTCCTACTGCCTCATGTGGCGCTCCAAGGTCCCCGACGAGCTCGCGGGAGGCGCCGTCCTCAACGAGGGCAACATGTACATCTGGGAGACCACGCCGCCGGCGGTGGTGGCTCTGTACCGGAGGCAGTTCCAGGAGGACTTCTCGCTGTTCCTCAGGCTGCGCCACAGGGAGCTCGTGTCCGGTGGCCAGATGGTGCTGGCGTTCCTCGGCAGGAAGAACAAGGACGTGCTCCGTGGCGAGGTCAGCTACATGTGGGGCCTCCTCGGGCAGGCTCTTCAGTCCCTCGTCAAAGAG GGCCGTGTGGAGAAGGAGAAACTGGACTCCTTCAACCTGCCGTTCTACGCCCCGTCGGTGGACGAAGTGAGGGACGTGATTAGGCAGAGCCAGGCATTCGACGTCACCCACATCCAGCTCTTTGAGTCCAATTGGGATCCGCACGACGATATGGAGGACGACGGCGACCTCGTGCTCGATGGCGTCCAGAGCGGCGTCAACGTCGCTAAGTCCATCAGGGCCGTGATCGGGCCCCTCATCGCGCACCACTTCGGCGAGCACGTACTCGACGATCTCTTCGAGCTGTATGCCAAGAATGTCGCGGTGCACCTTCAGAAAGTGAAGACCAAGTACCCTGTCATCGTCGTTTCCCTCGAGGCAATTAGTCGCGCGCCAAAGAACCAAGCTAATGACAAGTATTATTCAGGTTTCACACATGGCCAGTTTATGTAG